Proteins co-encoded in one Prosthecobacter algae genomic window:
- a CDS encoding DEAD/DEAH box helicase — MPDSFPFPQLWSQVRRKSWMWLFKRQQIEAATKWVRFHAKVNAVAIVSAQELEMAGAVGRSDLTHEEARLRLKLAANGDLHLTTECSCHAGSLCEHAAALMLLCEVEAGRQHIEKIARPGSSTVGAQAPGGTASGADDAVQVDNDKPRPQLRLRRLTVVRPQMKIGRSQPIQERISIGVAELFVSYEGCAETFQLPGRQSGARWRGEDGRTWALTRNVRVERLLLTDLVRSRLMPLMQAIPDASAEESLVPFFTMCDRDQALHWSQFLRDEVPLLQAEGWEVVIAPDFGFSIHEAGEEAWFTDVEDEAGNHDSFSLDLGVNVQGERISLVPLLVDCIDRGLTTAELEANLDELYLIALPGAGNPVLAVPARRLLVLLRFLDELLATRAARKGGRLHLDKLRAAQLASLDGLPIRVPAELAALKDRLQGFTEMSQVALPVGLRAALRPYQHEGLSWLQFLREFGLHGVLADDMGLGKTLQTLAHLLLEKEAGRMDRPCLILAPTSVLRNWAREAAKFAPDLRVLLLHGDDRRSDFRRISRYDLVITSYPLLVRDADYLRPVEWHVVALDEAQHIKNPKSKVAQVCSTLKSRHRLCLTGTPIENHLGELWSLFQFLMPGILGDADFFRSYYRTPIEKEGDAERQKQLAARLQPLLLRRTKSAVAKDLPPKTEILHTIELGKAQTDLYETIRAAMDQRVKEAISAQGLDRSQIIVLDALLKLRQVCCHPQLLKMEAAQKMAESAKTAYLMEDLLPELIDEGHKVLIFSQFTQMLAIIEEQLKAARISFVKLTGDTQDRETPIRRFQAGQVSVFLISLKAGGAGLNLTTADTVIHYDPWWNPAAEAQASDRAHRIGQTKPVFIHKLICQGTIEERIVEMQKSKAALIEGLLTGRTEKLRLTQEDIQRLLEA; from the coding sequence GTGCCTGACTCGTTTCCTTTCCCCCAGCTCTGGTCTCAAGTGCGCCGCAAATCCTGGATGTGGCTTTTCAAGCGGCAGCAGATCGAGGCGGCGACGAAGTGGGTGCGGTTCCATGCGAAGGTGAATGCGGTGGCCATCGTCAGTGCGCAGGAGCTGGAAATGGCCGGTGCCGTGGGCCGCAGCGACCTCACGCATGAGGAGGCCCGCCTGCGCCTGAAGCTAGCGGCGAACGGGGATCTGCATCTCACGACGGAGTGCAGCTGCCATGCGGGATCGCTGTGCGAACATGCCGCCGCCCTCATGCTCCTGTGCGAGGTGGAGGCCGGTCGCCAGCACATCGAAAAGATCGCCCGACCCGGCAGCAGCACCGTGGGGGCCCAGGCACCGGGGGGCACGGCCAGTGGGGCGGATGATGCGGTGCAGGTGGACAATGACAAACCGCGCCCGCAACTGCGCCTGCGCCGCCTCACGGTGGTGCGGCCCCAGATGAAAATCGGCCGTAGCCAGCCCATTCAGGAGCGCATCAGCATCGGCGTGGCAGAGCTCTTCGTTAGCTATGAGGGCTGTGCAGAGACGTTCCAGCTTCCGGGTCGCCAGTCGGGGGCACGTTGGCGGGGGGAGGATGGCCGCACCTGGGCGCTGACGAGGAATGTACGGGTGGAGCGCCTGCTGCTGACGGACCTCGTGCGGTCCCGGTTGATGCCCCTGATGCAGGCGATCCCGGACGCCAGTGCGGAGGAGTCCCTGGTGCCGTTTTTCACCATGTGCGACCGGGATCAGGCACTGCATTGGTCGCAGTTTTTGCGGGATGAGGTGCCGCTTTTGCAGGCCGAAGGCTGGGAGGTCGTGATAGCCCCCGATTTTGGTTTCAGCATCCATGAAGCCGGGGAAGAAGCCTGGTTTACGGATGTGGAGGATGAGGCTGGCAATCATGACAGCTTCTCCCTGGATCTGGGGGTGAATGTGCAGGGCGAGCGCATCTCCCTGGTGCCGCTGCTGGTGGACTGCATCGACCGCGGCCTGACGACGGCGGAGCTGGAAGCGAACCTGGACGAGCTGTACCTCATCGCCCTTCCTGGGGCTGGCAATCCGGTGCTGGCCGTGCCGGCGCGGCGTCTGCTGGTGCTGCTGCGGTTTCTGGATGAGTTGCTGGCCACCCGGGCTGCGCGCAAGGGCGGGCGGCTGCATTTGGACAAGCTGCGGGCGGCTCAGCTAGCCAGTCTGGATGGGTTGCCCATCCGGGTGCCAGCCGAACTGGCCGCGCTGAAGGACCGCCTTCAAGGCTTCACCGAAATGTCGCAGGTGGCGCTCCCGGTGGGCCTGCGGGCTGCGCTGCGGCCTTACCAGCATGAGGGGCTGAGCTGGCTGCAGTTCCTGCGTGAATTTGGCCTGCATGGGGTGTTGGCGGATGACATGGGGCTGGGCAAGACTTTGCAGACTCTGGCTCACCTGCTGCTGGAAAAGGAGGCGGGCCGCATGGACCGGCCCTGCCTCATCCTGGCCCCCACCTCTGTGCTGCGAAACTGGGCGCGGGAGGCGGCCAAGTTTGCCCCGGACCTGCGGGTGCTGCTGCTGCATGGGGATGACCGCCGCAGCGACTTCCGCCGCATCAGCCGTTATGATCTGGTCATCACTTCTTATCCTTTGCTGGTGCGGGATGCGGATTACCTCCGTCCCGTAGAGTGGCACGTCGTCGCGCTGGATGAGGCGCAGCACATCAAGAACCCGAAGAGCAAGGTGGCCCAGGTGTGCAGCACGCTGAAAAGCCGCCATCGGCTTTGCCTCACGGGCACGCCCATCGAAAATCATTTGGGCGAGCTCTGGAGCCTCTTCCAGTTCCTCATGCCGGGCATCCTGGGCGATGCGGATTTCTTCCGCAGCTACTACCGCACCCCGATTGAAAAGGAGGGCGATGCCGAGCGCCAAAAGCAACTGGCCGCCAGGCTCCAGCCCCTGCTGCTGCGCCGAACCAAAAGTGCGGTAGCCAAGGACCTGCCGCCGAAGACCGAGATCCTGCACACCATCGAGCTGGGTAAGGCGCAGACGGACCTGTATGAGACCATCCGCGCGGCCATGGACCAGCGGGTGAAGGAGGCCATCTCCGCCCAGGGGCTGGACCGCAGCCAGATCATCGTCCTGGATGCGCTGCTGAAACTCCGCCAGGTGTGCTGCCATCCGCAGCTCCTAAAAATGGAGGCCGCGCAAAAGATGGCCGAATCGGCCAAGACCGCCTACCTCATGGAGGATTTGCTGCCGGAGCTCATTGATGAAGGGCACAAGGTGCTCATCTTTTCCCAGTTCACCCAGATGCTGGCCATCATTGAGGAGCAGCTCAAAGCGGCGCGCATTTCGTTTGTGAAACTGACGGGCGACACCCAGGACCGCGAGACGCCCATCCGTCGTTTCCAGGCAGGGCAGGTGTCCGTTTTCCTCATCAGCCTGAAGGCAGGCGGGGCCGGGCTGAACCTGACCACGGCGGATACCGTCATCCACTACGATCCCTGGTGGAACCCGGCTGCGGAGGCCCAGGCGAGCGACCGTGCACATCGCATTGGCCAGACCAAGCCGGTCTTCATCCACAAGCTGATTTGCCAGGGAACCATTGAGGAGCGCATCGTGGAAATGCAGAAAAGCAAGGCTGCCCTCATTGAGGGATTGCTGACAGGGCGCACGGAGAAGCTGCGCCTGACCCAGGAGGACATTCAGCGGCTGCTGGAGGCCTGA
- a CDS encoding outer membrane lipoprotein-sorting protein: MKRRLFLASLAFASTAFAQEKPTPTAEEILGLVRRSYAMQDHRMTGKLRDDDTGKEEPLELTLTKSVMRFRFASEPPEIIHLDLTTTPATLWQVKSGGSSQVPLRNGADPVRGMDFNYEDLSQRFLYWKNVKLMDANARLTTARIKCWLVRVTAPDVSGPYYTVDLWVHQDSGGVAKMEAYNKGGKLVKRFEVSKVWKVGGATALREMRVQSFNPLNGDRKGMTYMTMDKPEKQ, from the coding sequence ATGAAACGCCGTCTTTTTCTTGCTTCCCTTGCCTTCGCCTCCACCGCCTTTGCCCAGGAGAAGCCCACCCCCACTGCTGAGGAAATCCTCGGCCTGGTGCGCCGTAGTTACGCCATGCAGGACCACAGGATGACCGGCAAGCTGCGCGATGATGACACGGGCAAGGAAGAGCCGCTGGAGTTGACGCTGACGAAGTCGGTGATGCGCTTCCGTTTTGCCAGCGAGCCACCAGAAATCATTCACCTGGATCTCACCACCACACCGGCCACTCTCTGGCAGGTGAAGTCGGGAGGCAGCAGCCAGGTGCCTCTGAGAAATGGGGCCGATCCGGTGCGCGGCATGGACTTTAACTACGAAGACCTTTCCCAGCGCTTTCTCTACTGGAAGAACGTGAAGCTGATGGATGCCAATGCCCGCCTCACCACCGCCCGCATCAAATGCTGGCTCGTCCGCGTGACGGCACCGGATGTCAGCGGCCCGTATTACACGGTGGACCTCTGGGTGCACCAGGACAGCGGCGGGGTGGCCAAGATGGAGGCCTACAACAAGGGCGGCAAGCTGGTGAAGCGCTTTGAAGTCTCCAAAGTCTGGAAAGTCGGCGGTGCCACTGCCCTGCGCGAGATGCGTGTGCAGTCCTTCAATCCTCTGAACGGTGACCGCAAAGGCATGACCTACATGACGATGGACAAGCCGGAGAAGCAGTAA
- a CDS encoding sigma-54 dependent transcriptional regulator, producing MAKLVIIDDEAAILELMSKLCRAAGHTVFGCTTGIDGMAAIRSQQPDLVIVDLRIGDVNGLDLVSMCKEQFPSTAVIMVTGHGTVETAVEAMRLGAFDYLTKPFDLGDLIKTVNQALNRNNVSTAVTNSILGSSATVRSAASSKLIGHSEAIQRIFEIVRRVADNDSPVLLEGEFGVGKHMVARALHEASRRGAAPYKELQCSAMPEEALESELFGHTNGQGGIFSRASGGTVHLAEVHVLPARIQAQLNTFLDEMQARRSAWSNSNGSDFRLVVSTTICLEEASKKGTFREDLYYKLSVVPLKIPPLRERREDIKPLVDHFLKELTDRTDSRAKTMDAYALEFLEKYPWPGNISELRNAVERACAFAENDRIRPADLPTKVTQQIEVPTTSSAGGITQLPIGSTLDDFIRGQERLFIQETLKYNNGSREKTASMLGVSIATLYRKMGLNVDRKTTA from the coding sequence ATGGCCAAACTGGTAATCATTGATGACGAAGCAGCCATCTTGGAGCTGATGAGCAAGCTTTGCCGTGCGGCAGGCCACACGGTTTTCGGGTGCACCACTGGCATTGACGGCATGGCGGCCATCCGTAGCCAGCAGCCTGATCTTGTCATTGTGGATTTGCGGATTGGCGATGTCAATGGGTTGGATCTGGTGAGCATGTGCAAGGAGCAGTTCCCCAGCACGGCGGTCATCATGGTGACGGGTCATGGCACGGTAGAAACAGCCGTGGAGGCCATGCGCCTGGGCGCCTTTGATTATCTCACTAAGCCTTTTGATCTCGGGGATCTGATTAAAACGGTAAACCAGGCTTTAAATCGGAACAATGTTTCTACAGCGGTCACTAACTCCATTTTGGGCAGCTCCGCCACCGTGCGAAGCGCAGCATCCTCAAAATTGATCGGCCACAGCGAAGCGATCCAGCGCATCTTTGAGATTGTGCGCCGGGTGGCAGACAATGACAGTCCCGTACTCCTGGAGGGGGAATTTGGCGTAGGGAAACACATGGTCGCCCGGGCTTTGCACGAAGCCAGCCGCCGAGGCGCAGCCCCTTACAAAGAACTGCAGTGCAGCGCCATGCCAGAAGAGGCGCTGGAGTCGGAGCTTTTTGGCCACACCAACGGTCAGGGCGGCATTTTCAGCCGGGCTAGCGGCGGCACCGTCCACTTGGCGGAAGTGCATGTGCTGCCTGCCCGCATCCAGGCGCAGTTGAACACCTTTTTGGACGAAATGCAGGCCCGCCGCAGCGCGTGGAGCAACAGCAACGGTTCCGATTTCCGCCTCGTGGTCAGCACGACCATCTGTCTGGAAGAGGCCTCGAAAAAGGGCACCTTCCGCGAGGACCTGTATTACAAGCTCTCCGTGGTTCCGCTGAAGATTCCGCCGCTGCGCGAACGCCGCGAGGACATCAAGCCCCTGGTGGATCATTTCCTCAAAGAACTCACAGACCGCACCGATTCACGCGCCAAGACCATGGATGCGTATGCGCTGGAGTTCCTGGAGAAGTATCCGTGGCCCGGCAACATCTCCGAACTGCGCAATGCGGTGGAGCGTGCCTGCGCCTTTGCTGAAAACGACCGCATCCGCCCGGCAGACCTGCCAACGAAGGTGACGCAGCAGATCGAGGTGCCCACCACCTCCTCCGCAGGTGGCATCACCCAGTTGCCTATCGGCTCCACTCTTGATGATTTCATCCGTGGCCAGGAGCGCCTTTTCATCCAGGAGACGCTGAAGTACAACAACGGCTCGCGCGAAAAGACCGCCTCCATGCTTGGGGTTAGCATCGCCACGCTCTATCGCAAGATGGGGCTGAATGTGGACCGCAAGACCACGGCGTAG
- the aroB gene encoding 3-dehydroquinate synthase, whose product MSEVPAAIQSVAVNLGSRSYTVQVGRGLLAGIGQEVATRLPERKSCAVITDSNVAPLYAETVLESLRAAGKTAHLITVPAGEASKSLISAQTVCGEMVRAGLDRKSFVIALGGGVIGDLGGFCASIFQRGIPYVQVPTTVLSQVDSSVGGKTGVNLPDAKNMVGAFHQPVHVIADVATLDSLHKREWNEGFAEIIKHACIRDAAMMDLIEAVAKGQGDMAELIRQNIAIKAAIVEADEFEAKGLRALLNYGHTLGHAIEAAAGYGTLLHGEAISLGLRAAGWLSVQKAGLPPSDHERMIALLHLFELPTRLPEGFDTAELLRITRMDKKFETGKIRFVLLPRLGDAFVSSDVTEQDLMQALDEVRR is encoded by the coding sequence ATGTCTGAAGTCCCCGCCGCCATCCAGTCCGTCGCCGTCAACCTAGGCTCGCGCAGCTACACGGTGCAGGTGGGGCGCGGCTTGCTGGCGGGCATCGGCCAGGAGGTGGCCACCCGGCTGCCGGAACGGAAAAGCTGCGCCGTCATCACCGACTCTAACGTGGCCCCGCTGTATGCAGAAACGGTGCTGGAAAGCCTGCGTGCCGCTGGCAAGACGGCCCATCTCATCACGGTGCCTGCCGGGGAGGCGAGCAAGTCGCTCATCAGCGCGCAGACCGTGTGCGGTGAAATGGTGCGGGCCGGGCTGGACCGGAAAAGTTTCGTCATCGCCCTGGGTGGCGGAGTCATCGGGGATCTGGGCGGCTTTTGCGCCAGCATTTTTCAGCGCGGCATTCCCTATGTGCAGGTGCCCACCACGGTGCTCAGCCAGGTGGACAGCAGCGTGGGGGGGAAGACGGGCGTGAACCTACCCGATGCCAAAAATATGGTGGGGGCCTTTCATCAGCCTGTGCATGTGATCGCCGATGTGGCGACGCTGGATTCCCTGCATAAGCGCGAGTGGAACGAGGGCTTTGCCGAGATCATCAAACACGCCTGCATCCGCGATGCCGCGATGATGGACCTCATCGAAGCCGTGGCGAAAGGGCAGGGGGATATGGCCGAACTGATCCGCCAGAACATCGCCATCAAGGCCGCGATTGTGGAGGCCGATGAGTTTGAAGCGAAAGGCCTGCGCGCCTTGCTAAATTACGGACACACCCTGGGGCACGCCATCGAGGCCGCCGCAGGCTACGGCACCCTGCTGCATGGGGAGGCCATCTCGCTCGGGCTGCGGGCGGCGGGCTGGCTGTCCGTGCAGAAAGCAGGGCTGCCGCCGAGTGACCATGAGCGCATGATCGCCCTTCTGCATTTGTTTGAGCTGCCCACCCGCCTGCCGGAAGGTTTCGATACGGCGGAACTCCTGCGCATCACCCGCATGGACAAGAAGTTCGAAACGGGCAAGATCCGTTTTGTCCTGCTGCCTCGCCTGGGCGATGCCTTTGTGAGTAGCGATGTGACGGAGCAGGACCTAATGCAGGCCCTGGACGAAGTTCGCCGTTAA
- the miaA gene encoding tRNA (adenosine(37)-N6)-dimethylallyltransferase MiaA yields MGPTASGKSALAVALAEEIGGEIVNADAFQLYQGMDLLTAKPAPEDLRRVPHHLYGVLPLMEACDAQRYREMALPVIAEITSRGRVPIIVGGSGLYLKALSHGLAPLPPTDPEVRARVAAMTAEEARELLLKLDPQAADNVPLANPRYVSRALEICLQTGQPQSALRQTFAQTEPAGCGVVLTWEREVLYARINARVHTMLAAGLLAEVAALPPLGLTAEKAIGLREMQAHLRGELALDGAVEAMQQATRRYAKRQATWFRRETWLQTICLDAQSTVESVLNPILASFPCLKSPPPSSPSPST; encoded by the coding sequence GTGGGCCCCACTGCCAGCGGGAAGTCGGCGCTGGCCGTGGCCCTGGCGGAAGAAATCGGCGGTGAGATTGTGAACGCGGATGCCTTCCAGCTTTATCAGGGGATGGATCTGCTCACGGCAAAACCTGCCCCGGAGGACCTTCGGCGCGTGCCTCATCACCTGTATGGAGTCCTGCCGCTGATGGAGGCCTGTGATGCGCAGCGCTATCGGGAGATGGCGTTGCCCGTGATTGCCGAAATCACCTCACGGGGCAGGGTGCCCATCATCGTCGGGGGCTCTGGCCTGTACCTCAAGGCGCTGTCTCATGGGCTGGCGCCGCTGCCGCCGACGGACCCGGAAGTGAGGGCCAGGGTGGCCGCCATGACGGCGGAGGAGGCGCGGGAACTGCTGCTGAAGCTAGACCCGCAGGCAGCGGACAATGTGCCGCTGGCAAATCCGCGCTACGTCAGCCGCGCCCTGGAAATCTGCCTGCAGACAGGCCAGCCGCAGTCCGCCCTGCGCCAGACCTTTGCACAAACCGAACCCGCAGGCTGCGGTGTGGTGCTGACCTGGGAGCGGGAGGTCCTGTATGCCCGCATCAATGCGCGGGTGCATACCATGCTGGCCGCCGGGCTGCTGGCGGAGGTGGCCGCACTGCCGCCCCTGGGCCTGACGGCGGAAAAGGCCATCGGGCTCCGCGAAATGCAGGCGCATCTGCGGGGCGAGCTGGCCCTGGATGGCGCGGTGGAGGCCATGCAGCAGGCCACACGCCGCTATGCCAAACGGCAGGCCACCTGGTTCCGCCGCGAGACGTGGCTGCAAACGATTTGCCTGGATGCGCAGTCCACGGTAGAGTCCGTGCTCAACCCCATCCTTGCTTCCTTTCCATGTCTGAAGTCCCCGCCGCCATCCAGTCCGTCGCCGTCAACCTAG
- a CDS encoding TlpA disulfide reductase family protein has translation MKPLRPLLFTALLCAPLSAQEAASSPQEMMQRLFDPQATKAQFEETAKKAGMAGIARQQIIEARLVWGLRNQDAAWLEKMLPELEVLAGNFDATQSSGFKTADEIRSFISYTKAIIAQNKKDDGAFKTNILEAIWLNPGQAQIFTQVIQKQRLEAKMANMKVDLSLVINTHDGEATTLADQLGDKKALLVDFWASWCGPCMKLMPELKKKAELLSKHGIVVAGMNKDDQNAPAVTAKVREEQEITFPWLIEPAERPFTKQLEIESIPRMILIAPGGQVLFNGHPQDPALWVALQKINPDIKAP, from the coding sequence ATGAAACCCCTGCGCCCCCTTCTTTTCACCGCCCTTCTCTGCGCCCCTTTGTCTGCCCAGGAGGCGGCGAGCAGCCCCCAGGAAATGATGCAGCGCCTCTTTGATCCGCAGGCCACCAAAGCCCAGTTCGAAGAAACGGCCAAAAAGGCGGGCATGGCCGGCATCGCCCGACAGCAGATCATCGAGGCCCGGCTCGTCTGGGGCCTGCGCAACCAGGACGCTGCCTGGCTGGAAAAAATGCTGCCCGAGCTGGAAGTGCTCGCCGGGAACTTCGATGCCACCCAGTCCTCCGGTTTTAAAACCGCCGATGAGATCCGCTCCTTCATCTCTTACACGAAGGCCATCATCGCTCAGAACAAGAAGGACGACGGAGCCTTTAAGACCAATATCCTCGAGGCCATCTGGCTGAATCCAGGCCAGGCCCAGATCTTCACCCAGGTCATCCAAAAACAGCGCCTGGAAGCCAAGATGGCCAACATGAAGGTGGACCTAAGCCTCGTCATCAACACTCACGATGGCGAGGCCACCACCCTGGCCGACCAACTCGGTGACAAGAAGGCCCTGCTCGTGGATTTCTGGGCCTCCTGGTGCGGACCGTGCATGAAGCTGATGCCCGAGCTGAAAAAGAAAGCCGAGCTCCTTTCCAAGCATGGCATCGTCGTCGCGGGCATGAACAAGGATGATCAGAATGCCCCCGCCGTCACGGCCAAGGTACGCGAGGAACAGGAAATCACCTTCCCCTGGCTCATCGAGCCCGCCGAGCGCCCCTTCACCAAGCAGCTCGAGATCGAAAGCATCCCGCGCATGATCCTCATCGCCCCAGGTGGCCAGGTCCTCTTCAACGGCCACCCTCAGGACCCCGCGCTCTGGGTGGCGCTGCAAAAGATCAACCCGGACATCAAAGCCCCGTAA
- a CDS encoding FAD-dependent oxidoreductase, with protein sequence MTRSFIASFLLLPSLLAAADSADVIIYGGSSGGITAAIQTARMGKKAILIEPTQFLGGLTTGGLGATDIGNKKAIGGMSREFYANVFKFYSDAAKWKQETREAYYARKPHGNTGTEDTMWTFEPHAASEIYDAMLKPVAGSVTVVKGERLDLKKGVVKDGAKITKIIMESGREFIGPMFIDATYEGDLMAKAGVKYHVGREANSVYGEQLNGVQVAHSRSHQFNKNVDPYVKPGDPSSGLLPGIEKDPGEEFSGDRKVQAYNFRMCTTDDAANRRDWEKPENYDERMFELALRNVEAGDDRISWAPAWMPNRKTDTNNNHAISTDFIGANWDYPEADYETRAKIWKAHEDWQKGLMWTYAHHPRVPKHIQEAFQKLGLAKDEFTDNNNFPRQLYVREARRMIGDYVMTEKNCKRLEIVQDSIGMGAYNMDSHNIQRYVTKEGFVRNEGDVQVRSRPYPISYRSIRPKAEECTNLLVPICLSASHISYGSIRMEPVFMVTGQSAATAAVHAIEQGTSVQGIDYEKLKARLLQDGQMLDFESPPIPEVTTIKKDSLKGIVVDDAEADLTGFDSEGSSTPGYVEHGYRHDSNENKGKARARFTPALPKAGSYEVFICYSALSNRADNVPVTIHHAGGDAKIVVNQKKLPSGKNGFHRLGAFKFEEGKSGWVEITNEGTKGHVVVDAVQWLPAK encoded by the coding sequence ATGACACGTTCTTTTATCGCTTCTTTTCTCCTTTTGCCCTCGCTGCTGGCGGCGGCGGATTCTGCGGATGTCATCATTTATGGCGGGAGTTCCGGCGGGATCACCGCAGCCATCCAGACGGCCCGCATGGGCAAGAAGGCGATCCTCATTGAGCCCACGCAGTTCCTCGGCGGCCTGACCACGGGCGGCCTCGGTGCCACGGACATCGGCAACAAGAAGGCCATCGGCGGCATGTCGCGTGAGTTTTATGCGAATGTCTTCAAGTTCTACAGCGATGCCGCCAAGTGGAAGCAGGAGACCCGCGAAGCCTACTACGCCCGCAAGCCGCATGGCAACACTGGCACTGAAGACACGATGTGGACCTTTGAGCCGCATGCCGCCTCTGAAATCTATGATGCGATGCTGAAGCCTGTGGCGGGCAGTGTGACGGTGGTCAAAGGCGAGCGCCTGGACCTCAAAAAAGGCGTGGTGAAGGACGGTGCCAAGATCACCAAGATCATCATGGAAAGCGGCCGCGAGTTCATCGGGCCGATGTTCATTGATGCGACCTATGAAGGCGACCTGATGGCCAAGGCGGGCGTGAAATACCACGTGGGGCGCGAGGCCAACAGCGTTTATGGCGAGCAACTCAACGGCGTGCAGGTGGCCCACAGCCGCAGCCACCAGTTCAACAAAAACGTGGACCCCTATGTGAAGCCGGGTGATCCCAGCAGCGGGCTGCTGCCAGGCATTGAAAAAGATCCGGGCGAAGAGTTCAGCGGCGACCGCAAGGTGCAGGCCTACAACTTCCGCATGTGCACCACGGATGATGCGGCGAACCGTCGCGACTGGGAAAAGCCGGAGAACTATGACGAGCGCATGTTTGAGCTGGCGCTGCGCAATGTCGAAGCAGGGGATGATCGCATCTCCTGGGCCCCGGCCTGGATGCCTAACCGCAAGACGGACACGAATAACAACCATGCCATCAGCACTGATTTCATCGGCGCGAACTGGGACTATCCAGAGGCGGATTATGAAACTCGCGCCAAGATCTGGAAGGCGCATGAAGACTGGCAGAAAGGGCTGATGTGGACCTATGCGCATCACCCGCGTGTGCCGAAGCACATTCAGGAAGCGTTTCAAAAGCTGGGCCTGGCCAAGGATGAGTTCACCGACAATAACAACTTCCCCCGCCAGCTCTATGTGCGTGAGGCCCGCCGCATGATCGGCGACTACGTGATGACCGAGAAGAACTGCAAGCGCCTGGAGATCGTACAGGACAGCATCGGCATGGGTGCCTACAACATGGACTCGCACAACATTCAGCGTTATGTCACGAAGGAAGGCTTTGTGCGCAATGAAGGCGATGTGCAGGTGCGCAGCCGCCCTTACCCCATCAGCTACCGCAGCATCCGCCCGAAGGCTGAAGAATGCACCAACCTGCTGGTCCCGATCTGCCTCAGCGCTAGCCACATTTCCTATGGCAGCATCCGCATGGAACCTGTGTTCATGGTCACCGGCCAGAGTGCTGCCACTGCGGCGGTGCATGCCATCGAGCAGGGCACGAGCGTCCAGGGAATTGACTATGAGAAGCTGAAGGCACGCCTGCTGCAGGATGGCCAGATGCTGGACTTTGAATCTCCGCCGATCCCTGAAGTCACCACCATTAAAAAAGACAGCCTTAAAGGCATCGTGGTGGATGATGCTGAGGCCGACCTCACCGGTTTTGACTCTGAAGGCAGCAGCACTCCTGGTTATGTCGAGCACGGCTATCGCCACGACAGCAATGAGAACAAAGGCAAGGCCCGCGCCCGCTTCACCCCGGCCCTGCCCAAGGCAGGCAGCTACGAGGTCTTCATCTGCTACAGCGCCCTCAGCAACCGTGCGGACAATGTGCCCGTGACGATTCACCATGCCGGTGGCGATGCCAAGATCGTGGTGAACCAGAAGAAGCTGCCTTCCGGCAAAAACGGCTTTCACCGCCTGGGCGCCTTCAAGTTTGAAGAAGGCAAATCAGGCTGGGTGGAAATCACCAACGAAGGGACCAAGGGCCACGTGGTGGTGGACGCCGTGCAGTGGCTGCCTGCGAAGTGA
- a CDS encoding efflux RND transporter periplasmic adaptor subunit encodes MNIFPLIVRYGTIAVAVFGVFSMSQVLDQIRAQDTVIPPPPVKPPEKPVGTRLAATGIIEAREENVAIGTPIAGLVTKVMVKVSQQVHKGDALLQLDDRELQAQLIQAQAAIAVNQAQLDVALAQKLKVQDNLDRLKSITDQRAVSQDDVLNRTNDLTVAQAQVGSAEASLAAAQADVKQIQLLIERLTIRAPRPGTILQVNIREGEYASIQNRLAAMILGDLDKLQIRADVDEQNAMQVRKDEDAVAYVKGDSKTAFPLKFVRIEPFVIPKQSLTGASTERVDTRVLQVIYELQIPQGKQLYVGQQVDVMIGGQKPAAPKS; translated from the coding sequence ATGAACATCTTCCCCCTCATCGTCCGTTATGGCACCATCGCGGTCGCCGTCTTTGGCGTGTTCAGCATGTCGCAGGTGCTGGATCAGATCCGAGCCCAGGACACCGTGATCCCTCCGCCGCCGGTCAAACCGCCGGAGAAACCTGTGGGCACCCGGCTTGCCGCCACGGGCATCATTGAGGCACGCGAAGAAAACGTGGCCATCGGCACCCCCATTGCCGGACTGGTGACAAAGGTCATGGTGAAGGTGAGCCAGCAGGTGCATAAGGGCGATGCCTTGCTGCAACTGGATGATCGCGAACTCCAGGCCCAACTCATCCAGGCCCAGGCCGCCATTGCGGTGAACCAGGCACAGCTCGATGTCGCCCTGGCCCAAAAGCTCAAGGTGCAGGACAATCTGGATCGCCTGAAATCCATCACCGACCAGCGCGCCGTGAGCCAGGATGATGTGCTCAACCGCACCAATGACCTCACCGTGGCTCAGGCCCAGGTGGGCTCCGCCGAGGCCTCCCTGGCTGCGGCCCAGGCCGATGTGAAACAGATCCAGTTGCTCATCGAGCGCCTAACCATCCGCGCCCCCCGACCCGGCACCATCCTTCAGGTGAACATCCGCGAAGGCGAATACGCCTCCATTCAAAACCGCCTGGCCGCCATGATTCTAGGTGATCTGGACAAGCTGCAAATCCGCGCCGATGTGGATGAACAGAATGCCATGCAGGTGCGCAAGGATGAGGACGCGGTGGCTTATGTGAAGGGCGACTCCAAGACAGCCTTCCCGCTGAAATTTGTGCGCATCGAACCTTTTGTGATTCCCAAACAATCCCTCACCGGAGCCAGCACAGAGCGCGTGGACACCCGTGTTCTCCAGGTCATCTACGAACTGCAAATTCCCCAGGGCAAACAGCTCTATGTGGGCCAGCAGGTGGATGTCATGATTGGTGGTCAAAAACCCGCCGCCCCCAAATCATGA